Proteins found in one Hypericibacter terrae genomic segment:
- a CDS encoding N-formylglutamate amidohydrolase translates to MTGLLGPGDPEAVAVRNPDGASPILFISDHAGRAIPRRLGTLGLGEAELSRHIGWDIGIQGVTSILSDRLGAPYIYQPYSRLVIDCNRQAGSAQSIMERSDGTDVPGNRNLTEGDRLARDVEILRPYHDCIRQTLDERLQAGAPTVIFAMHSCTPRLNGDAAPRPWHIGVIAHSDWRIGDGLIRLLEAETAFHVGRNKPYSVNMEMDYTVPVHCEGRRLPYVEIEIRQDLIGDAAGQAQWADILAGILPRVVEGSGVLAA, encoded by the coding sequence ATGACTGGATTGTTGGGTCCGGGCGATCCCGAGGCCGTCGCGGTGCGCAATCCCGACGGCGCCTCGCCGATCCTCTTCATCTCCGATCATGCCGGCCGGGCCATTCCGCGGCGGTTGGGGACGCTGGGCCTCGGCGAGGCCGAGCTCAGCCGCCATATCGGCTGGGACATCGGCATCCAGGGCGTGACCTCGATCTTGTCCGACCGACTGGGCGCGCCCTACATTTACCAGCCCTATTCGCGCCTGGTGATCGACTGCAACCGCCAGGCCGGCTCGGCCCAATCCATCATGGAGCGCAGCGACGGCACCGATGTCCCGGGAAACCGCAACTTGACCGAGGGCGACAGGCTGGCCCGCGATGTCGAGATCCTGCGCCCCTATCATGACTGCATCCGGCAGACGCTCGACGAGCGGCTGCAGGCGGGCGCGCCGACCGTGATCTTCGCCATGCATAGCTGCACGCCGCGGCTGAACGGCGATGCGGCCCCGCGGCCCTGGCATATCGGCGTGATCGCGCACAGCGACTGGCGCATCGGCGACGGGCTGATCCGGCTGCTCGAGGCCGAGACCGCGTTCCATGTCGGGCGCAACAAGCCTTACAGCGTCAATATGGAGATGGACTACACCGTGCCGGTCCATTGCGAGGGCCGGCGCCTGCCCTATGTCGAGATCGAGATCCGGCAGGACCTGATCGGCGACGCCGCCGGCCAGGCACAATGGGCCGACATCCTGGCCGGCATCCTGCCGCGCGTGGTCGAAGGGTCGGGAGTGCTCGCCGCATGA
- a CDS encoding ABC transporter substrate-binding protein: MKSILSRLAAATAVAGLLAVAPHAQAADPIKIVALYNLSAGGLASIDGPSLNGAKLAAKQINDAGGLLGGRMIEVVAIDTKNDLKEAATGAKRAVSMEGVVAGIGHSDTTFALASAPLFQAKGIPFVTSGATSPDLPDMVGNEMFLACFADDVQAHAMAEYAYNTLGVHNIVIWTDNAMDYTKGLSKYFQDRFTQLGGKVLLNDIYMTEDKDFSALVSRLKANPDAQAVFASSGPDTAGIIIKQIREAGITMPILGGDGYDTDLVSTVPGEALANEVYFTTHAYVGLDTGQANQFRAAYQKEYGVPPENAFAALGYDALGLVADAIKRAGSTDHAAVTAALAATSNFPAVTGNIAFLNGSRVPSKPVAIMYVDHAKVNLKTTVTPKG; the protein is encoded by the coding sequence ATGAAATCCATATTGTCGAGATTGGCGGCGGCGACGGCCGTCGCCGGATTGCTGGCTGTGGCGCCCCATGCCCAGGCGGCCGATCCGATCAAGATCGTGGCGCTCTACAACCTCAGTGCCGGCGGCCTCGCCTCGATCGACGGGCCGTCGCTCAACGGCGCCAAGCTGGCGGCGAAGCAGATCAACGATGCCGGCGGTCTGCTCGGCGGCCGGATGATCGAGGTCGTCGCAATCGACACCAAGAACGATCTGAAGGAAGCCGCGACCGGCGCCAAGCGCGCCGTGTCGATGGAAGGAGTCGTGGCCGGGATCGGCCATAGCGACACCACCTTTGCCCTGGCCTCGGCCCCCTTGTTCCAGGCGAAGGGCATTCCCTTCGTCACCTCCGGCGCCACCTCGCCCGACCTGCCGGACATGGTCGGCAACGAGATGTTCCTCGCCTGCTTTGCCGACGACGTCCAGGCCCATGCGATGGCCGAATACGCCTACAACACGCTGGGCGTCCATAACATCGTGATCTGGACCGACAATGCGATGGACTACACCAAGGGCCTGTCCAAATATTTCCAGGACCGCTTCACGCAGCTCGGCGGCAAGGTGCTGCTGAACGACATCTACATGACCGAGGACAAGGATTTCTCGGCCCTGGTTTCGCGCCTCAAGGCCAACCCGGACGCCCAGGCGGTGTTCGCCTCCTCGGGCCCCGATACGGCCGGCATCATCATCAAGCAGATCCGCGAAGCCGGCATCACCATGCCGATCCTCGGCGGCGACGGCTATGACACCGACCTGGTCTCGACCGTTCCCGGCGAGGCTTTGGCCAACGAGGTCTATTTCACCACCCACGCCTATGTCGGCCTCGACACCGGGCAGGCCAACCAGTTCCGCGCGGCCTACCAGAAGGAATATGGCGTGCCGCCCGAGAACGCCTTCGCGGCCCTGGGCTATGACGCCTTGGGCCTGGTGGCGGATGCGATCAAGCGGGCGGGCTCGACCGATCATGCGGCCGTGACCGCGGCGCTGGCCGCGACCTCGAACTTCCCGGCCGTCACCGGCAACATCGCTTTCCTGAATGGCAGCCGCGTGCCGAGCAAGCCGGTCGCCATCATGTATGTCGATCACGCCAAGGTGAATCTGAAGACGACGGTCACGCCGAAGGGCTGA
- a CDS encoding branched-chain amino acid ABC transporter permease, with protein sequence MERRSPLLAYFAAALVGAVLVYIASAGLDPYILSIIAFIGINVILAVSLNITNGFTGLFSLGHPAFMTVGGYVTAILTLPAARKPHLLPDLPAWLAQMNWPFLPALVAGGLCAALVAAVVGFPVLRLRGHYLAVATLGLIFIIQGLATNLDGYTRGALGLNGLPELTNLWWVYGWMLLTLYVCWKLKHSSLGRTMLAIRENELAAACLGVKITRTRILSFALGAFFAGVAGGLWAHLVTLVTPTSFTFLFAFQLVVMVVLGGTGSITGAALIAAILTVATELLHPVEEAVGLYGSSQLLLAVAVLLVLIYRPKGLFGTAEPDLFAWIGKWQGRQQTHSGSKRQREV encoded by the coding sequence ATGGAGCGCCGCAGCCCCTTGCTGGCCTATTTCGCGGCGGCCCTCGTCGGCGCGGTGCTGGTCTATATCGCCAGCGCCGGGCTCGATCCCTATATCCTCTCGATCATCGCCTTCATCGGCATCAACGTCATCCTCGCCGTCAGCCTCAACATCACCAACGGCTTCACCGGCCTGTTCTCGCTGGGCCATCCGGCCTTCATGACCGTCGGCGGCTATGTCACCGCGATCCTGACCCTGCCGGCCGCACGCAAGCCCCATCTGCTGCCCGACCTGCCGGCCTGGCTGGCGCAGATGAACTGGCCCTTCCTGCCGGCGCTGGTCGCGGGCGGCCTCTGCGCCGCGCTCGTCGCCGCGGTCGTCGGGTTCCCGGTCCTGCGGCTGCGCGGGCACTATCTCGCGGTCGCGACGCTGGGGCTGATCTTCATCATCCAGGGCCTCGCCACCAATCTCGACGGCTATACGCGCGGCGCCCTCGGGCTCAACGGCCTGCCCGAGCTGACCAACCTCTGGTGGGTCTATGGCTGGATGCTGCTGACGCTCTATGTCTGCTGGAAGCTCAAGCATTCCTCGCTGGGCCGCACCATGCTGGCGATCCGCGAGAACGAGCTGGCGGCCGCCTGTCTCGGCGTCAAGATCACGCGCACCCGCATCCTCTCCTTCGCGCTCGGGGCCTTCTTCGCCGGCGTCGCGGGCGGGCTCTGGGCCCATCTCGTCACCCTGGTGACGCCGACCTCCTTCACCTTCCTGTTCGCCTTCCAGCTCGTGGTGATGGTGGTGCTGGGCGGCACCGGCAGCATCACGGGGGCGGCCCTCATCGCCGCCATCCTCACCGTCGCGACCGAGCTCCTGCATCCCGTCGAGGAAGCGGTGGGGCTCTACGGCTCGAGCCAGCTCCTGCTCGCGGTCGCGGTGCTGCTGGTTCTCATCTACCGGCCGAAAGGCCTCTTCGGAACGGCCGAGCCCGATCTCTTTGCCTGGATCGGAAAATGGCAAGGCCGCCAACAGACCCATTCCGGGTCGAAACGCCAAAGGGAGGTGTGA
- a CDS encoding branched-chain amino acid ABC transporter permease produces the protein MSAGYILEQIANGIILGSMYALIAIGFSLIYGIVRLINFAHGDIVTIGAFAMLASVAAIDAPFPVAIVVVLAVGAGIGMLIERIAFRPMRGAPQVTGFIASLAVAIVIENLGIMTLTAQPRNFIVPAYLGEFVHLGSLQIRAIDLAIVVLAILLMTALALFVRFTKVGMAMRATAENYNVARLMGINIDRMIMLAFAIGSALAAAAGLMWGSKYSQISPLMGLIPGLKAFVAAVIGGVGSISGAMLGGYVLGLAEVLFVGLLPPEYSGYRNVFVFATLIVILLVMPNGLLGRSTEERA, from the coding sequence ATGAGCGCCGGCTACATCCTGGAGCAGATCGCGAACGGCATCATCCTGGGGAGCATGTATGCGCTGATCGCGATCGGCTTCTCGCTGATCTATGGCATCGTGCGGCTGATCAATTTCGCCCATGGCGACATCGTGACCATCGGCGCCTTCGCCATGCTGGCCAGCGTCGCCGCGATCGACGCGCCGTTTCCGGTCGCCATCGTCGTGGTGCTGGCGGTGGGGGCGGGGATCGGCATGCTGATCGAGCGCATCGCCTTCCGGCCGATGCGGGGCGCGCCGCAGGTGACGGGTTTCATCGCCTCGCTCGCGGTCGCCATCGTGATCGAGAATCTGGGCATCATGACGCTGACGGCCCAGCCGCGGAACTTCATCGTGCCGGCCTATCTCGGCGAGTTCGTCCATCTCGGTTCGCTCCAGATCCGCGCCATCGATCTGGCGATCGTGGTTCTGGCGATCCTGCTGATGACGGCACTGGCGCTCTTCGTGCGCTTCACCAAGGTCGGCATGGCGATGCGGGCGACGGCGGAGAACTACAATGTCGCCCGCCTCATGGGCATCAATATCGACCGCATGATCATGCTGGCCTTCGCGATCGGCAGCGCGCTCGCGGCGGCAGCCGGCCTGATGTGGGGCAGCAAATACAGCCAGATCAGCCCGCTCATGGGCCTGATCCCGGGCCTCAAGGCCTTCGTGGCGGCGGTCATCGGCGGGGTCGGTTCGATCAGCGGCGCCATGCTGGGCGGCTATGTGCTGGGCCTGGCGGAGGTGCTGTTCGTAGGATTGCTGCCGCCGGAATATTCCGGCTACCGCAACGTCTTCGTGTTCGCGACCCTGATCGTGATCCTGCTGGTGATGCCCAACGGCCTGCTGGGGCGCAGCACCGAGGAGCGCGCCTGA
- a CDS encoding ABC transporter ATP-binding protein, producing MLWLEDVHVHRGGTHALRGIDLEVRRGEIVALIGANGAGKTTTLAAISGLLRCQQGRIGFAPEQARIDISKVRAEKIVAAGISHCPEGRQIFGNLSVAENLMIGAYLRSDRDGIEKDLRAVHDLFPILLTRASVPGNRLSGGEQMMLAIGRALMSRPKLLLLDEPSLGLAPQLVEQIFDILARIRDEGTTVLLVEQNAAMALDLADRAYVLETGLIKLAGTGKALAQDADVQRAYLGVGP from the coding sequence ATGCTGTGGCTTGAGGACGTCCATGTCCATCGCGGCGGGACCCACGCGCTGCGCGGCATCGATCTCGAGGTCCGCCGCGGCGAGATCGTCGCCCTGATCGGCGCCAACGGCGCTGGCAAAACGACGACATTGGCGGCCATCTCCGGCCTGCTGCGCTGCCAGCAGGGGCGCATCGGTTTCGCGCCGGAGCAGGCGCGGATCGATATCTCGAAAGTGCGGGCCGAGAAGATCGTCGCCGCCGGCATTTCCCACTGCCCCGAAGGTCGCCAGATCTTCGGCAATCTCTCGGTCGCCGAGAACCTGATGATCGGCGCCTATTTGCGCAGCGACCGGGACGGCATCGAGAAGGATCTGCGCGCGGTCCACGACCTGTTCCCGATCCTGCTCACGCGCGCTTCCGTGCCGGGGAACCGTCTCTCCGGCGGCGAGCAGATGATGCTGGCGATCGGCCGCGCGCTGATGAGCCGGCCCAAGCTGCTGCTGCTCGACGAGCCCTCGCTGGGCCTGGCGCCGCAGCTGGTCGAGCAGATCTTCGACATCCTGGCGCGCATCCGCGACGAGGGCACGACCGTGCTGCTGGTCGAGCAGAACGCCGCCATGGCGCTCGACCTGGCCGACCGCGCCTATGTGCTCGAGACCGGCCTCATCAAGCTCGCGGGCACCGGCAAGGCGCTGGCGCAGGATGCCGACGTGCAGCGCGCCTATCTGGGGGTGGGTCCATGA
- a CDS encoding ABC transporter ATP-binding protein, which translates to MTGRAMEAGREALLTVAGLKKNFGGVKALEKLDLTIASGELVGLIGPNGSGKTTAFNLLTGVFKPSGGRIVFRGQEVAGNRPEQNARLGMARTFQNIRLFRDLPVIDNVAVGLHMRHGAGFWPTVLRFPTAARSESKIRERALEVLEILDLRDRAGDLVANLPYGDQRKVEFARALATEPVLLLLDEPSAGMNPHETAELGATISRLHRELGLTIILVEHDMKMIMTHCQRIHVMHQGRILAEGSPMEIQRDPRVIEAYLGRRREGAHAVA; encoded by the coding sequence ATGACGGGGAGAGCCATGGAGGCGGGCCGCGAGGCGCTGCTCACGGTTGCCGGTCTGAAGAAGAACTTCGGCGGCGTGAAGGCGCTCGAGAAGCTGGACCTGACGATCGCGTCGGGCGAACTCGTCGGCCTCATCGGGCCGAACGGGTCCGGCAAGACCACGGCGTTCAATCTCCTGACCGGCGTGTTCAAGCCGAGCGGCGGGCGCATCGTCTTTCGCGGCCAGGAGGTCGCGGGCAACCGGCCCGAGCAGAATGCGCGCCTGGGCATGGCGCGGACATTCCAGAACATCCGGCTGTTCCGCGATCTGCCGGTCATCGACAATGTCGCGGTCGGCCTGCATATGCGCCATGGCGCCGGCTTCTGGCCGACGGTCCTGCGCTTCCCCACGGCCGCCAGGTCCGAGAGCAAAATCCGCGAGCGCGCGCTCGAGGTGCTGGAGATTCTCGATCTGCGCGACCGCGCGGGCGATCTGGTGGCCAACCTGCCCTATGGCGACCAGCGAAAAGTGGAGTTCGCGCGGGCGCTGGCGACGGAGCCGGTGCTGCTGCTGCTGGATGAGCCTTCCGCCGGCATGAATCCCCATGAGACGGCGGAGCTCGGCGCCACCATCTCGCGGCTCCATCGCGAGCTGGGCCTGACCATCATCCTGGTCGAACATGACATGAAGATGATCATGACCCATTGCCAGCGGATCCATGTCATGCATCAGGGCCGCATCCTCGCCGAAGGATCGCCGATGGAGATCCAGCGCGATCCGCGCGTCATCGAGGCCTATCTCGGCCGCCGCCGCGAGGGTGCCCATGCTGTGGCTTGA
- a CDS encoding NAD-dependent epimerase/dehydratase family protein, with amino-acid sequence MPQRPLGRVLVTGARGFIGAALIERLAREGTVAVGSDLASGKPLPGDFRPCDITDQSQVDRLVDGDEFDTILHCGAVSGPMVMADRPLEIWRINAMGTAYLLEAARRRRVGRFVLCSTTEIFGSRCGPRIDEDTPPSPDGVYGASKIAAEQAMTGYVREHGLDAVALRLSWIYGPGRITPTMLEQLLRASLDGRPFEIESSPAEVTHYLYIEDVVEGLLAAARAQRLPRLTYNITAGAGQTLEQVISQLRAFAPETRVSFTGQGPHATGPTSFDLNLAARDLGYRPRIPLVEGLKRYRDALRDRRT; translated from the coding sequence ATGCCACAGCGACCGCTCGGGCGCGTGCTGGTGACGGGTGCGCGGGGGTTCATCGGCGCGGCGCTGATCGAGCGCCTGGCGCGCGAGGGCACCGTGGCGGTCGGCAGCGATCTCGCCTCCGGCAAACCGCTGCCTGGCGATTTCCGGCCTTGCGATATCACCGATCAAAGCCAGGTCGACAGGCTGGTCGATGGCGACGAGTTCGACACCATCCTCCATTGCGGGGCGGTGTCGGGCCCGATGGTGATGGCCGACCGGCCGCTGGAGATCTGGCGGATCAATGCCATGGGAACGGCCTATCTGCTCGAGGCGGCGCGACGGCGGCGCGTCGGGCGTTTCGTTCTCTGCTCCACGACCGAGATCTTCGGATCGCGCTGCGGCCCCCGGATCGACGAGGACACGCCGCCCTCGCCCGACGGCGTCTATGGCGCCAGCAAGATCGCGGCCGAGCAGGCCATGACCGGTTATGTCCGGGAGCATGGCCTGGACGCGGTGGCGCTGCGCCTTTCCTGGATCTACGGGCCGGGCCGGATCACGCCGACCATGCTGGAGCAGCTCTTGCGGGCGTCATTGGACGGGCGGCCTTTCGAGATCGAGAGCTCGCCCGCCGAGGTCACGCATTATCTCTATATCGAGGATGTGGTCGAAGGGCTGCTGGCCGCGGCCCGCGCCCAGCGGCTGCCGCGCCTCACCTACAACATCACCGCGGGCGCCGGCCAGACGCTGGAGCAGGTCATATCGCAGCTGCGCGCCTTCGCGCCGGAGACGCGCGTGTCCTTCACCGGCCAGGGGCCCCATGCCACGGGGCCGACGAGCTTCGATCTCAACCTGGCGGCGCGCGATCTCGGATATCGGCCGCGCATCCCGCTGGTGGAAGGCCTGAAGCGCTATCGCGATGCGCTGCGCGACCGGCGAACCTAA
- a CDS encoding amidase, whose amino-acid sequence MVSVTPSSIVEIGRMSAVTLAKKIRTKELSPTEAVEAVLARMDKLEPLLHAFCTPTPDLARQQAKQVEKAILAGEAVGPLAGVPIGIKDLVCTAGVRTVSGSAAYEDFVPDEDDVVVERLKQAGAVIIGKTNVPEFGYSGVGHSPVFETTCNPWNLERTSGGSSAGSGAAVAAGMGPFAIGSDGGGSVRIPSAHCGIYGIKASMGRVPLYPGTKDERYPGVSSWESLEHIGPMSRTVADSALMLSVIGSGPDSRDRYSLPKPEFDWMGCLKGDLKGLRVAYSPDWGYAAVDPEVRRVVGEAVKVFERDLGCKVEEAHPGFEDPYPAFWGLVAMESDLKGLRAMVAKHGGRMTPHLIDFIMRPWSAEDFTDAIMVRKAVTNKMWRFMQRYDLLLTPTLAVPPFALHVQGPEKIDGRIVPPFKWLAFTFPFNMTGQPAATVPAGFTKDGLPVGLQIVGRHLDDPAVLRASAAFEAAKPWQDKWPALLEKMGL is encoded by the coding sequence ATGGTTTCAGTGACTCCGTCGTCGATCGTCGAGATCGGCCGCATGAGCGCGGTGACGCTCGCGAAGAAAATCAGGACCAAGGAGCTGTCGCCGACCGAAGCCGTCGAGGCGGTGCTGGCCCGCATGGACAAGCTGGAGCCGCTGCTCCATGCCTTCTGCACGCCGACGCCGGACCTCGCGCGCCAGCAGGCGAAGCAGGTCGAGAAGGCCATTCTCGCGGGCGAGGCGGTCGGACCGCTGGCGGGCGTGCCGATCGGCATCAAGGATCTCGTCTGTACCGCGGGCGTTCGGACGGTCTCGGGCTCGGCCGCCTATGAAGACTTCGTGCCCGACGAGGACGATGTGGTGGTCGAGCGGCTGAAGCAGGCCGGCGCCGTCATCATCGGCAAGACCAATGTCCCGGAGTTCGGCTATAGCGGCGTCGGCCACAGTCCGGTCTTCGAGACGACCTGCAATCCCTGGAATCTCGAGCGTACCTCCGGCGGTTCCAGCGCCGGCTCGGGAGCGGCGGTTGCGGCCGGTATGGGGCCCTTCGCCATCGGCAGCGATGGCGGCGGCTCGGTTCGCATCCCCTCGGCCCATTGCGGCATCTATGGGATCAAGGCCTCGATGGGGCGCGTTCCGCTCTATCCCGGCACGAAAGACGAACGCTATCCCGGCGTGTCGAGCTGGGAATCGCTCGAGCATATCGGGCCGATGAGCCGCACGGTGGCGGATTCGGCGCTGATGCTATCAGTGATCGGCTCGGGCCCGGATTCGCGCGATCGCTACAGCCTGCCCAAACCCGAGTTCGATTGGATGGGTTGCCTCAAGGGCGATCTCAAGGGGCTGCGCGTCGCCTACAGCCCCGATTGGGGCTACGCCGCGGTCGATCCGGAAGTGCGCCGCGTGGTGGGCGAGGCGGTCAAGGTGTTCGAGCGCGACCTCGGCTGCAAGGTCGAGGAGGCGCATCCGGGCTTCGAGGACCCCTATCCGGCTTTCTGGGGGCTGGTCGCGATGGAGTCCGATCTCAAGGGGCTGCGCGCGATGGTGGCGAAGCATGGGGGGCGGATGACGCCGCATCTGATCGACTTCATCATGCGGCCCTGGAGTGCCGAGGACTTCACCGATGCGATCATGGTTCGCAAGGCGGTCACCAACAAAATGTGGCGCTTCATGCAGCGCTATGACCTGCTGCTCACGCCGACTCTGGCCGTGCCGCCTTTCGCGCTGCATGTCCAGGGCCCGGAAAAGATCGATGGCCGTATCGTGCCGCCCTTCAAATGGCTGGCCTTCACCTTCCCCTTCAACATGACCGGGCAGCCGGCCGCGACCGTACCGGCTGGTTTCACCAAGGACGGGCTGCCCGTTGGCTTGCAGATCGTCGGGCGCCATCTCGATGACCCGGCCGTGCTACGGGCCTCGGCGGCGTTCGAGGCGGCCAAGCCTTGGCAGGACAAATGGCCGGCCCTGCTGGAGAAGATGGGGCTTTAG
- a CDS encoding alpha/beta fold hydrolase, producing MSDHEIFELGDVVLQSGATLRGATLAYKTYGKLNGRKDNVIVYPTWYSGQHVNNEWLIGRGMALDPERYFIIIPNMLGNGLSTSPSNTPPPYDRARFPNVTLYDNVTLQHRLVTEKFGIERVALVTGWSMGAQQTFQWGCLYPDMVERIVPFCGSAKTSRHNFVFLEGVKAALTADDAFQGGWYEKLPQKGLRAMARVYAGWGFSQAFYREQLDIKRMGYASLEDFLVGFWEGLFLVRDPNNLLAMLWTWQRGDISANPVFNGNFEKALAAVKARAIVMPGQTDLYFPPEDSQYEVKHMPNAKFLPIPSIWGHFAGGPGTNPEDVKFLDNVLKELMRS from the coding sequence ATGAGCGACCACGAGATCTTCGAACTGGGCGATGTCGTCCTGCAGTCAGGGGCCACCCTGCGAGGCGCGACGCTCGCCTACAAGACCTACGGCAAACTCAACGGCCGCAAGGACAACGTCATCGTCTATCCGACCTGGTACTCCGGCCAGCATGTGAACAATGAGTGGCTGATCGGGCGGGGGATGGCGCTCGACCCGGAGAGATACTTCATCATCATCCCGAACATGTTGGGCAACGGCCTGTCGACTTCACCCAGCAACACGCCGCCGCCCTATGACCGGGCGCGCTTCCCGAATGTCACTTTGTACGACAACGTCACCCTCCAGCATCGCCTGGTGACGGAGAAGTTCGGGATCGAACGGGTGGCGCTCGTGACCGGCTGGTCCATGGGCGCGCAGCAGACCTTCCAGTGGGGCTGTCTCTATCCCGACATGGTCGAGCGGATCGTGCCGTTTTGCGGCTCGGCCAAGACGTCGCGCCACAACTTCGTCTTCCTTGAAGGCGTCAAGGCGGCACTCACCGCCGACGACGCTTTCCAGGGCGGCTGGTACGAGAAACTGCCGCAGAAGGGGCTGCGCGCCATGGCCCGCGTCTATGCGGGCTGGGGCTTCTCGCAAGCCTTCTATCGCGAGCAGCTCGACATCAAGCGGATGGGCTATGCCTCGCTCGAGGATTTCCTGGTGGGATTCTGGGAAGGGCTGTTCCTGGTACGCGACCCCAACAATTTGCTGGCGATGCTCTGGACTTGGCAGAGGGGCGATATCAGCGCCAATCCGGTCTTCAACGGCAATTTCGAGAAGGCGCTGGCGGCCGTCAAGGCCAGGGCCATCGTGATGCCCGGCCAGACGGATCTCTACTTCCCGCCCGAGGATAGCCAGTACGAGGTCAAGCATATGCCCAATGCGAAATTCCTGCCGATCCCGTCGATCTGGGGTCATTTCGCGGGCGGCCCCGGCACCAACCCCGAGGATGTGAAGTTCCTCGACAATGTCTTGAAGGAGTTGATGCGGTCCTGA
- a CDS encoding purine-cytosine permease family protein, whose protein sequence is MANQKNQQTGVDAVEAEVDHFLGEEYEHKPVPLAARRSAFSMTMVWIGFPMIITGAMTGSILVLGMGFSRALVAMIVGNLIMFAYVGLLGLLGTRTGRNFALLASVVFGRKGYVLASGLLSTLLLGWYAVQTGITGALISSTYHMSYVLMTIIAGVLYIGITFIGVRGLHWIGMVSVPLFVILGVWVAGDAASTTSWAAIMSYPGSHPEVPMSMGVGLTVVLALFVDAGTVTADFNRWARDSRSSLFATFSAFPFANLVAMLVGGVMTAALAVPDANPFGADNMFGYMTGKGVAWLSLLAFVFLLTNLGSVCSHCLYNSATGWSRIVGGHMRAAAIILGAIGIAVAAGNVWAFFIEWLSLLGILVPPIGAIILVDQYVVRRGSEIDVDWRAQAFLGWIAGSVVAFIVEKNMPEWCTALSAAIVGGAVYWGIMALRPATARQSS, encoded by the coding sequence TTGGCTAACCAGAAGAACCAACAAACCGGTGTCGACGCCGTCGAAGCTGAAGTCGACCATTTCCTGGGCGAGGAGTATGAGCACAAGCCGGTTCCGCTCGCCGCTCGCCGCAGTGCTTTTTCCATGACCATGGTCTGGATCGGCTTCCCGATGATCATCACGGGGGCGATGACCGGGTCCATCCTGGTACTGGGCATGGGCTTCAGCCGCGCGCTGGTCGCCATGATCGTCGGCAACCTGATCATGTTCGCCTATGTGGGCCTCCTGGGTCTGCTCGGCACGCGCACCGGCCGGAACTTCGCGCTGCTCGCCAGCGTGGTCTTCGGTCGCAAGGGCTATGTGCTTGCCTCCGGACTGCTCTCGACCTTGTTGCTGGGCTGGTACGCGGTCCAAACCGGAATCACCGGCGCCTTGATCAGCAGCACCTATCATATGAGCTATGTGCTGATGACGATCATCGCCGGCGTGCTCTATATCGGCATTACCTTCATCGGCGTGCGCGGTTTGCATTGGATCGGCATGGTCTCCGTGCCGCTGTTCGTCATTCTGGGAGTATGGGTCGCGGGCGACGCCGCCAGCACCACGAGTTGGGCTGCGATCATGAGCTATCCGGGCAGCCATCCCGAGGTGCCGATGTCCATGGGCGTTGGCCTCACGGTGGTGCTGGCGCTCTTCGTCGATGCCGGAACCGTGACCGCGGACTTCAACCGCTGGGCCAGGGATTCGCGCAGCTCGCTCTTCGCCACCTTCAGCGCCTTCCCCTTCGCCAACCTGGTCGCGATGCTGGTGGGCGGCGTCATGACGGCGGCCCTGGCCGTGCCCGATGCCAATCCGTTCGGCGCCGACAACATGTTCGGTTACATGACCGGCAAGGGTGTCGCCTGGCTCTCGCTGCTGGCCTTCGTCTTCCTGCTCACCAATCTGGGTTCCGTCTGCTCGCACTGCCTCTATAATTCGGCGACGGGCTGGTCGCGCATCGTCGGCGGCCATATGCGGGCGGCAGCGATCATTCTGGGCGCCATCGGCATCGCCGTCGCCGCCGGCAATGTCTGGGCTTTCTTCATTGAATGGCTCTCGCTGCTCGGCATTCTGGTGCCGCCGATCGGCGCTATCATCCTGGTCGATCAGTATGTCGTTCGCCGTGGGTCGGAGATCGACGTGGATTGGCGGGCCCAGGCGTTCCTCGGCTGGATTGCCGGCTCGGTCGTCGCCTTCATCGTCGAGAAGAACATGCCCGAGTGGTGCACCGCCCTCTCGGCGGCGATCGTCGGTGGCGCGGTCTATTGGGGCATCATGGCACTGCGCCCGGCAACGGCCCGCCAGAGCTCCTGA